Within the Glycine soja cultivar W05 chromosome 3, ASM419377v2, whole genome shotgun sequence genome, the region AAAGTCATATATAGTACGGACACTGTTAGTTAACTAATTAGTTCTTAATCACCCTATGGACACCATTCGCAGTACCACCACCATCAGCGTGCAACAAAGAacccccacaaagaaaaccaagcCCAAGAAAAAGAACACCCCTCACCCAGTGAAGGTAGTGTACATATCCAACCCCATGAAGATCAAGACCAGCGCATCCGAGTTTAGGGCTTTGGTGCAAGAGCTCACCGGCCAGGACGCCGAGTCCCCGCCAGATCCCACCCGCTTCCACGGCCTAATTCACCCTGATTCCTCCTCTTCTGTCGATCACAtcgaagaggaagaggacaaTGTTCACAGTGTGAATTGTGTTGTTCCTCCCGCAGTCGCCGACGAGAATATGAGCCTCGCCGGCTGCTACGAGgaggaacaacaacaacagccttcCTCGATGGAGAGTATAAATAATTTCGAGCCGCTGGACGACGACGACGTTTTCACGCCCCAGATGATAGAGAACATCTCCGCCCTGCTCCCAGCAAGTGTATTCTATGAATCCCCTCATCTTAATCACTGGTGATACCACGGATGGATGCAGTgtaattagttattatattatGTTCCTTCTATCCTCGGTAAGGTCAAGctcaaatttaaaaaagcaAGTTAATTTTGCTCTCCATCTATAGATGGATAATAATTGTTCTTAATTATTGTTGATTTCGGACCATTAATTTGTGAAGTATATTATGGCttgtttatatatgtatatatatatatatatatatatatatatatatatatatatatatatatatatatatatatatatatatatatatatatatatgattactTTATTCGACTGAAGTGACTGACTGAACTTGATGTTGATTAATTAACTGTACCTTAATCATGTTAACTTAAACTTTGTTTTGaatgtgtttttaattattattattttttgtgtatgTTTGGTTATCATGAAAATGAAATTAGGGCATTAGATTGTGATGGGAGTTTAGGAATTTGCATGCTTGTTAGGTTGATTGGAAGAGTTTTTATGCACGGCGGCTCCGGCGACTATGTTCTTTACTCTTGTGGAGGGATAAGTGAGTAACGGAACTAGGTGCAAGAATTGATTGATTTGTTTTAGTGGTTGGAATTGAATTTgatgtcaaaaaaattaaaaaaagaagagtgTGGATAGAGAGATCGATAGGGACCCAATTCATGAAAAAACTTCAATGACCACTTATTTTTAGTACATTTAATGATTCAAATACTAGTGCAGTATTTTTTGGATGGGAAAAAACTTCTGCCCGTATACCTAACCACGcctagatttttgtttttttataaataatttttaacagtCAAGTTAGCATAAAGCATGCTCAAGTTGGTAAAATGGATACAGATGTATGGAAGTCCTTAATTAAGATTTGAGTGAAGAACATTGCTTATTTCAGGTACATCTTAGTTTGTAAAattggttttttgttttgtataagTTTTTAGATACATACAAACGGAATCTTACTCAGTGCAAAAGTAACAAAATATTACTTTCATGTTAAGTTAAAACCaagtttaaaattcaaactaaatCTTACCTAAAAGCTATCAAACAACCCATGCATAAGCTTGGAAACAGAAAGCATATATTGACTTCCCCAACACTAAATTATACACAGCCATGAAAATTGCTCCAGGAACAGATTGTTTCAAAAAATTTGTTGATAAAGAACAAAGCAAAATAGATGGTTTAAATTGAAAGTTAGATATTCCTACATGTAGAAtatcttatccttttttttcgGTAGTATTAACATTGCCTAGCTAGATATTGCTGTATGTAGTTATCGTCAAATATTGGTATATTCTGGCACAGCTATGACATTTTCCTAAGTTATGAAACTTTTATGAAAAGGGGAAGAGCTAGAAATTGTATTTCCTGTACAACAAAACCCTATACacagagagataaaaaaagatatacagTAGAGAAAAGTCtgagataaaatatttgatatgataaagatatacatatggagaaaaaataatgtaaaaaatatcgtGAAATTGTTTCACAAATAATATAACTCCAATGATCATGTAGAAATAATAGAATTTTACTTAAGTATACTCgcaacattaaaatatttttatattattattgaattactaatttatgaaagataaatttattaacttttaaaataattatattaaaaatagtttttgattgattgattctctaaatttattttattataacaatATATGAGAATTAAACTCTTATAATTATGGACTATTAATTTGAAGCATATATAAACTCCACTTTCCAgaattttatttgtgttttaattagtaattaatcaAGATAAATTATACTAGTATATATTTATACCCAAGCTTAATTTCTTGACGGATATAATGAAAACCCTTAAGTTTGATATAATTAAAcgcttaataattataattgaacAGAGTTGTAGAAATTAAACGAGAATTATGGTGGTATGAGTGTACAGCTTGCTTTCCAACCTCCTTATCCATTTATGGAAAAGTTAGCACCAACTATGACTTCTATTACGAATTACAGTGGTAAGATGAGGAAGCCAGTCACTTCAGATAATGAGACAACATAGGTTGAGAAAGACCCTTTCAGTTTCctctgatgatgatgatcataGATTACATGAACATTCGGCCAAATATATATGGAAAAAGTtaaccctttttatatttaggTATATAGTTGAAGTCttgaagatattttttaatggGTTTCTGCTGTCGTTAGTTTTCGAATGGTGTATATAATTAAATGAGGTGTGATCATTGATATCTGCATAGTTTGTTGTTTCTCACACGTATTAATTAAGCCAACACGAGGATCATGAGTACAAATAAACTGTATAGTACTATATAGCTAATTAATGAAAATGACTGCGGTATTTGTTCCCTTAATCATCTTGTTTCTACGTACAGATTAGTTGTTAATTTCCTCATGTGTGCACTTTTCAAAAGAGAGTGTattaattctcatttttttgAAGTGATTAATTTTACGATATACTTTTTCTTCTATACTATATATTAGCTTGCTAGATATATTGTAATTTTCATAAAGGAGTTGAATGAGTGTGTggtgtaataatttttattaattatttgaatcgTTAAATGAGAGATAATATATGATGCGCGCGTCTCATCAGAAAGATTTGGAAGTAATTATACGAGAGGAAGTTATATAAGTGACTGATGCAAACAGAACCAAATTGAAGGacaaaatttctgttatttcttaCAACTTGCATCTGCTCTAATGATTATATCTCGTAATGGTGGGGTGAACCTTTTCTTCGatctctcaagtctcaacttGCAAAGGGTCTTCGATCATTTTATCAGTTTATGTATGTCTTGGTCATGTGAAAAGACTTTTTAAAGTGTCACTTTCTGGGGtgcttcttttccattttttattccTTCCACAAGGTTGAAGGaatatatttaacttaataatattgtaaattACAAATTTGTAGAACAGTAGATGTATAATGTGTCAGAATCTTTAAGCCCTCCCGGCAAAATCTCACCtgccaacatatttttttagaaaaatgttttttaaattaacactattaaattgtttttagtgAAAAAGACTACGCACTAACtaacataataatgtaaaaatgattttattatcatttaattatgaatCATTATATATTACTTCCTTCAATTCTATATATTGATCACTTTTATCGAATTATCAAGACTAAGGAACAGAAGTTAAGTCCTTAAATATGTctgaacataaaacaaatttataattatatcctAACATAATTACACATCCAACTTATTCCACTAATAACTACTTAAATGTTTAGCCTAAAGTATTATAtctcattttttctctttcacgtcattattaatatttatccattACTCTACTATCCCATCAATGGATATGGACCACTAACAATCTTGCCTCAACAAACAACATACATGAGTAATTACTCCATTATCTCCATCAATGAATATGGACCAATAACAACTTTGAATTTCTCTTATAATAAAATCTTACCCAATGaccataaaaaattaacaagtcaATGATTATTATTCTCTGCGATCAATATCTTAATAATGGTTATTGTAATTGaactaattatttaaaagagAATGAAGTATTTGAAGAGGTATATAGGTAACATGAGAGAAAAGGTAATACGAGAAAAGAGAATTAAGTATCTGAAGATGTActcatattttcattaattacatGAAGTGAGAAAAGTGGATGGACGGTGCATGAAAAATAGGCTTTTCCTAATAATGAAGTATTGAGAATAGTATAAAGAATAGAAttgaaaaatcattattaatagATTAGTTGATAACTTGTAAATAAAACCAAGTATTCCTTCTAGAATGTGACCAATATATAAGACTGGATGAAAtataagtttgttgacttttataatgattattttatatttatatgtaatttcaTTCATGTAGGATACTTGTAGTTATGATAACTTTTTTTGGATCAGAAATCACAAGTATCTTTAAACACATTACGTTAGATATTAATGTCACTCGTCATCATTCCTCTACTTATTATGAATGAATGTAATGAGATTTTATAAGGGTGCACCAAGCATATGAGTTGATTACTATCACTTTAattatgcataaaaaatgataaaaatgagaaaaacatataatatattctacatttttaaaaaattattaagaatgtatttaaattttttcttaacttcttacactaataaattaaatttaacaatggTTAGACATTACGAATATAAACTTATAGTATGTTTAGTGTATTGtattaacataaaattttgttaatataaaaaattaatatattctaaATATTAAGGATAATACATTAGTAGGTCCCTGaacttttattcaatttttatttaggttcttgaactataaaaaattgtaatggGATCCTTCATCTTTTCCAATTTTTGTAACTAGTAGAAAACTTTTGATTCAATCTTTGCCCATTTTCTAGTTCTAGTTTGTTTGTGTCAGGATAAACGAAGTTAAGTTTGCAGCGGtctctctcaaaaaaaaaaaaagtttagagcGGTGATAATTTCTTGAGTTATCTAATTTTCCCAATTGTTTTAAGAAGACTTTAAGTCAATTACTGTTCAACGTAATATTAAGACTTTAACTCATCTTTTTCTCgaataaatgaattttataatattagaaTGGAGGATGTTATCTATCGTGTTTTCTAGATTTTAATTAAGAACTTGatctattttcttatattttgtatttaatttctttttaggtAATAAAGAAGGATAATAGATTTCTAAcggattaaagaaaaaagttcAAAAGATCATAAAAGAGAACCTTCTACAATATTGAGTCTTTTCTATTTAACATGAGATATTGGTCCCActtaaaaaagatagaaaaatagATTATGAAGGATATATTTTCTCATCTCTCAAATGGTAGCCGTTGTTTATGGTTCTtgctctttctttctctaggattaaaaaaaagataaaaaaacatggattaatatatatatatatatatatatatatatatatatatatatatatatatatatatatatatatatatattacaaggactgttttaaaaaagaacattaatatatataaaaaattgtatattaaacatactaaaagcatatttaagtttattttttttaatggatatttattttcttctccatgTTTGTACTTTCTTGAATGTGATTGTGTGCTACTCATTCAAAGTTAATTCCCATTCCCACCATGAACTTTAAGAAAGAAGAATAATCAGTCCtacatattattataataaatataaaacaagcacgtacttcttaaaaaaaatataaaacaagcaAAAGAAATGAGTTAGCTAATTCGATCATGATCAATTCCAAATAATTATGGAGGTGCTAGTCATACAGACAATAGACACTCAAACAATGTAGTCATGTATATTTCAACGTTGACATTCGATTCAGTTCAATTTTCTATGAATATGCAGTCAATTGAAAAAACACTTGAACCTTGCCACGAAGGGTTTCAGGAGAGAAGAGAACAAGTTCTTATTGTCatcatattaattcaaatagcAGGATATCTGCGCTGAAACACTCATATATGAAGGTCTCTGTGACTCTCATTCTGCACAATTTTTGATAGAGACGAATATGTTCCAATCAAAGCACTAGTGATTCCGCATGCGGCAATTATGACGCTAAGTGTAACCT harbors:
- the LOC114406639 gene encoding sigma factor binding protein 1, chloroplastic-like, with protein sequence MDTIRSTTTISVQQRTPTKKTKPKKKNTPHPVKVVYISNPMKIKTSASEFRALVQELTGQDAESPPDPTRFHGLIHPDSSSSVDHIEEEEDNVHSVNCVVPPAVADENMSLAGCYEEEQQQQPSSMESINNFEPLDDDDVFTPQMIENISALLPASVFYESPHLNHW